A window from Calliopsis andreniformis isolate RMS-2024a chromosome 7, iyCalAndr_principal, whole genome shotgun sequence encodes these proteins:
- the Beta-spec gene encoding spectrin beta chain isoform X1 has product MTTDISVVRGGWDPTLQQEIVDEYEYDGGNSSSRLFERSRIKALAGERELVQKKTFQKWVNSHLVRCSCRIGDLYVDLRDGKMLIKLLEILSGERLPRPTKGKMRIHCLENVDKALQFLREQRVHLENMGSHDIVDGNPRLSLGLIWTIILRFQIQDITIEETDNQETKSAKDALLLWCQMKTAGYHNVNVRNFSTSWRDGLAFNAIIHKHRPDLIQFEKLSKSNAIYNLNNAFNVAEDKLGLTKLLDAEDIFVDHPDEKSIITYVVTYYHYFSRMKQETVQGKRIGKVVGIAMENDRMIHEYESLTSDLLRWIEGTIEALGDRRFANSLVGVQSQLSQFSNYRTVEKPPKFVEKGNLEVLLFTLQSKMRANNQKPYTPKEGKMISDINKAWERLEKAEHERELALREELIRQEKLEQLAARFNRKASMRETWLSENQRLVSQDNFGFDLAAVEAAAKKHEAIETDIFAYEERVQAVMAVSQELEAEKYHDIERINARKDNVLRLWTYLLELLRARRMRLELSLQLQQNFQEMLYILDSMEEIKMRLLTDDYGKHLMGVEDLLQKHSLVEADINVLGERVKAVVQQSQRFLEHGEGYRPCDPTIIVERVQQLEDAYAELVRLAVERRARLEESRKLWQFYWDMADEENWIKEKEQIVSTGDIGHDLTTINLLLSKHKALESEIQSHEPQLMAVAAVGDELVRQQHFGSDRIQERLQEILGMWNHLLDLAAFRRKRLEEAVDYHQLFADADDIDIWMLDTLRLVSSEDVGRDEANVQSLLKKHKDVTDELKNYATIIDQLHQQASTLGEQDAKSPEVLERLASIDSRYKELMELAKLRKQRLLDALSLYKLFSESDGVEQWIGEKNRMLETMVPAKDIEDVEIMKHRYDGFEKEMYANASRVAVVNQLARQLLHVEHPNSEQIVARQNELNQKWAELREKAENKRDELNSAHGVQTFHIECRETVSWIEDKKRILQQTDSLEMDLTGVMTLQRRLSGMERDLAAIQAKLDALEMEAQNIQQQNLEDPEVIRERIAQIHTIWEQLTQMLKERDAKLEEAGDLHRFLRDLDHFQAWLTKTQTDVASEDTPTTLADAEKLLTQHQNIKEEIDNYTDDYQKMMEYGERLTSEAGDGDTQYMFLRERLNALKMGWEELHQMWVNRQILLSNSLNLQVFDRDARQAEVLLSQQEHILAKDETPANFEQAEHMIKRHEAFMTTMDANDEKINSVVQFAGRLVDEGHFAADKVKKKAENINERRRVNREKANQYMEKLKDQLQLQMFLQDCEELGEWVQEKHITAQDETYRSAKTVHSKWTRHQAFEAEIASNKDRLQQLQQAAEELIQQKPDLAEIIKPKVAELADQFEELETTTHDKGERLFDANREVLIHQTCDDIDSWMNELEKQIESTDTGSDLASVNILMQKQQMIETQMAVKARQVTELDKQAEHLQRTVPEDKMEEIKCKKEKVAQRFAQLKAPLIERQRHLEKKKEAFQFRRDVEDEKLWIAEKMPQATSNEYGTSLFNVHMLKKKNQSLRTEIENHEPRINLVCNNGQKLIDEGHEDSPEFERLISELTEKWKELKDAVDDRNKHLLQNEKAQQYFFDATEAESWMSEQELYMMVEDRGKDEISAQNLMKKHESLEHAVEDYAETIRQLGETARQLINDQHPLADQIAVKQSQVDKLYAGLKDLAGERRAKLDEALQLFMLSREVDDLEQWIAERELVAGSHELGQDYDHVTLLWERFKEFARDTETIGSERVAAVNGIADSLIATGHSDAATIAEWKDGLNEAWQDLLELIETRTQMLQASRELHKFFHDCKDVLGRILEKQNAMSDELGRDAGSVSALQRKHANFMQDLSTLQTQVSQIQDESAKLQASYAGDKAREITNREGEVAASWKNLQSLCAERRTKLEDTGDLFRFFNMVRTLMIWMDDVVRQMNTSEKPRDVAGVELLMNNHQSLKAEIDAREDNLMACINLGKGLLARNHYASSQIKEKLAALTDHRNALLHRWEERWENLQLILEVYQFARDAAVAEAWLIAQEPYLMSQELGHTIDEVENLIKKHEAFEKSAAAQEERFSALHRLTTFELKELKRREQEREEEERRKKEEAAAAEAARLAKATPVTSPDEPPSERAEADGVPSGERPSGEDESHVAHRKASTRTPQPQDKPKEVHAQKPARLSMQGEATPPVTPSSKKPPQGLSSPTTPKGTESGTVRRKERSRSKSPFRSFRWRKSAKSPSLDRSGVSDDERSISEQRSPEDEFEGVLQRKHEWESTTKKASNRSWHKVYMVVCGQSLYVYTDQKAYKAAPDQPYKGEAPLDIRGATITVANDYTKKKHVFRVKSQSGSDFLFQAKDDAEMNEWVTVLNQAAQGTSGASTSRAHTLPAPTQAETKRRSFFTLKKN; this is encoded by the exons ATGACGACCGACATCTCGGTGGTGCGAGGGGGTTGGGACCCCACGCTACAACAAGAGATTGTCGATGAGTACGAATACGACGGGGGAAACTCGAGCTCGAGACTTTTCGAACGTTCACGAATCAAGGCACTAGCTG GTGAACGTGAATTAGTACAAAAGAAGACCTTCCAGAAATGGGTGAACTCCCACTTGGTTCGGTGTTCCTGCCGAATCGGCGACCTCTACGTCGACCTCCGTGACGGAAAGATGCTCATAAAGCTCCTCGAAATTCTGTCAGGAGAACGTCTACCACGACCCACGAAAGGAAAAATGCGAATTCACTGTTTAGAAAACGTCGACAAAGCCCTGCAGTTCCTGCGCGAGCAGAGGGTGCACCTGGAGAACATGGGGTCCCACGATATCGTCGATGGGAACCCCCGTTTGAGCTTGGGCCTCATCTGGACCATCATCCTGCGCTTCCAGATCCAAGACATCACGATCGAGGAGACCGACAATCAAGAGACCAAATCTGCGAAAGACGCTCTGCTCTTATGGTGTCAAATGAAGACAGCTGGCTACCACAACGTCAACGTTCGAAACTTCAGCACGTCCTGGCGCGATGGCCTGGCCTTCAACGCCATCATCCACAAGCATCGACCTGACTTGATTCAGTTCGAGAAGCTGTCCAAGTCGAACGCCATTTATAACCTGAACAATGCCTTCAACGTGGCCGAGGACAAGCTTGGTCTGACGAAGCTCCTCGACGCGGAGGACATCTTCGTCGACCATCCCGATGAGAAGTCGATCATCACCTACGTGGTCACTTACTATCACTACTTCTCGAGGATGAAGCAGGAGACTGTGCAAGGCAAGAGGATAGGAAAGGTGGTGGGCATCGCGATGGAGAACGACCGCATGATCCACGAATACGAGAGTCTGACCAGCGATTTATTACGATGGATCGAGGGTACTATTGAAGCTCTGGGCGATCGCAGATTCGCTAATTCCTTGGTGGGCGTCCAGTCTCAGCTCTCCCAGTTCTCTAATTATCGAACAGTAGAGAAGCCTCCGAAGTTCGTCGAGAAAGGTAACCTAGAGGTTCTTCTGTTCACTCTGCAATCGAAAATGCGAGCCAACAATCAGAAACCCTACACGCCCAAGGAAGGCAAGATGATATCGGACATCAACAAAGCATGGGAGAGGCTGGAGAAGGCCGAGCACGAGCGAGAGTTAGCTCTGCGCGAAGAACTGATACGTCAGGAGAAATTAGAGCAATTAGCAGCGCGATTCAATCGCAAAGCTAGCATGAGAGAGACCTGGTTGTCCGAGAACCAGCGATTGGTCTCCCAAGACAATTTCGGCTTCGATCTCGCTGCCGTGGAAGCTGCTGCTAAGAAGCACGAAGCCATCGAGACTGACATATTCGCTTATGAAGAACGAGTCCAAGCTGTAATGGCGGTTTCACAGGAACTCGAAGCTGAGAAGTACCACGATATCGAACGTATCAATGCTCGCAAGGACAACGTCCTCAGACTGTGGACTTACTTACTGGAATTGCTGCGGGCTAGGAGAATGAGACTAGAGCTGTCCCTGCAGTTGCAGCAGAACTTCCAGGAGATGCTGTACATTCTCGACAGCATGGAGGAGATAAAAATGCGTCTGTTGACTGACGACTATGGCAAACACTTGATGGGCGTGGAAGATCTTTTGCAGAAACATTCTCTCGTCGAGGCTGACATCAACGTCCTGGGAGAGAGAGTGAAAGCAGTCGTCCAACAGAGCCAGAGGTTCCTGGAACACGGAGAAGGCTATCGACCATGTGATCCAACGATTATTGTGGAACGTGTACAGCAACTCGAAGATGCTTATGCTGAGCTGGTACGCTTGGCTGTCGAACGACGAGCCAGGCTCGAAGAGTCTCGCAAATTGTGGCAGTTCTACTGGGACATGGCTGACGAGGAGAACTGGATCAAGGAGAAGGAACAGATCGTGTCGACGGGAGATATCGGTCATGATTTGACAACGATAAACTTACTCTTATCGAAACACAAGGCTCTGGAGAGCGAGATCCAATCCCACGAGCCTCAATTGATGGCTGTCGCTGCTGTGGGAGATGAGCTGGTTCGCCAGCAGCACTTCGGCTCTGATCGTATTCAAGAAAGACTCCAGGAGATTCTGGGAATGTGGAACCACCTTCTGGACTTGGCTGCCTTCAGGAGAAAACGTTTGGAAGAGGCAGTGGACTACCACCAACTATTTGCAGACGCTGATGACATCGATATTTGGATGCTGGATACTCTGCGACTGGTTTCCTCAGAGGACGTCGGCAGAGATGAAGCTAACGTTCAGTCGCTGCTGAAGAAACACAAGGACGTCACAGACGAGCTGAAGAACTACGctacgatcatcgaccagctGCATCAGCAGGCTTCAACTCTTGGCGAGCAGGACGCTAAGTCGCCCGAAGTCTTGGAAAGACTCGCTTCCATCGACTCCAGGTACAAGGAGCTAATGGAACTAGCCAAGCTGCGTAAACAGAGATTGCTAGACGCCCTGTCACTGTACAAGCTGTTCAGCGAGTCTGATGGAGTCGAGCAATGGATCGGCGAGAAGAACCGAATGCTGGAGACTATGGTTCCCGCTAAGGACATCGAGGACGTTGAAATCATGAAGCACCGATACGATGGCTTCGAAAAGGAGATGTACGCGAATGCCTCGCGAGTTGCTGTCGTGAACCAGCTGGCCAGACAGCTGCTGCACGTCGAGCATCCTAATTCTGAGCAAATAGTCGCACGCCAGAACGAGCTGAACCAGAAATGGGCTGAATTAAGGGAGAAGGCAGAGAACAAGCGCGACGAACTGAACTCTGCGCACGGCGTGCAGACCTTCCACATCGAGTGCCGTGAGACGGTGTCCTGGATCGAGGATAAGAAACGAATTCTCCAGCAGACAGACAGCTTGGAGATGGACTTGACAGGCGTCATGACTCTGCAACGTCGACTGAGCGGAATGGAACGCGACCTGGCAGCCATACAGGCTAAGCTAGACGCCTTGGAAATGGAAGCTCAGAACATCCAGCAGCAGAACTTGGAAGATCCAGAGGTGATTCGCGAGAGGATCGCGCAGATCCATACGATCTGGGAGCAACTAACTCAAATGCTGAAGGAACGTGACGCCAAGTTGGAGGAAGCTGGCGATCTGCACAGGTTCTTGAGAGACCTGGACCACTTCCAGGCTTGGTTGACTAAGACGCAGACTGATGTTGCCAGCGAGGACACTCCGACTACCCTCGCCGATGCGGAGAAACTACTAACTCAGCACCAGAATATCAAGGAAGAGATTGATAACTACACTGACGACTATCAGAAGATGATGGAGTATGGAGAGAGGCTAACCAGCGAGGCTGGCGATGGAGACACGCAGTACATGTTCCTTAGGGAACGCTTGAACGCGCTGAAGATGGGCTGGGAGGAGCTACACCAGATGTGGGTGAACAGGCAGATTCTGCTGTCGAACTCTCTGAACCTGCAGGTATTCGACCGCGACGCTCGCCAAGCAGAAGTGCTTTTGTCCCAACAAGAGCACATTCTCGCTAAGGATGAAACGCCAGCGAACTTCGAGCAGGCGGAGCACATGATCAAGAGGCACGAGGCGTTCATGACGACGATGGACGCGAACGACGAGAAGATCAACTCTGTGGTGCAGTTCGCTGGACGACTTGTCGACGAGGGACACTTCGCGGCGGACAAAGTCAAGAAGAAGGCCGAGAACATCAACGAGCGTCGCCGAGTGAACCGCGAGAAGGCGAACCAGTACATGGAGAAGCTGAAAGACCAGTTGCAGCTGCAGATGTTCTTGCAGGACTGCGAGGAGCTGGGCGAATGGGTGCAGGAGAAGCATATCACTGCTCAGGATGAGACCTACAGGAGTGCCAAGACGGTGCACAGCAAGTGGACGAGACACCAAGCCTTCGAGGCAGAGATAGCGAGCAACAAAGATCGCCTGCAGCAGCTGCAGCAGGCTGCCGAAGAGCTGATCCAGCAGAAGCCCGACCTGGCTGAAATCATCAAGCCCAAAGTGGCTGAGCTCGCTGACCAGTTCGAGGAACTCGAGACCACCACTCACGACAAGGGAGAACGACTGTTCGACGCCAATCGGGAGGTCCTCATTCACCAGACCTGCGATGATATCGATTCCTGGATGAACGAGCTGGAGAAACAGATAGAAAGCACAGACACTGGCTCAGATCTGGCCTCTGTGAACATCCTGATGCAGAAGCAGCAGATGATCGAGACGCAGATGGCAGTGAAGGCTCGGCAAGTGACGGAGCTGGATAAACAAGCGGAGCACTTGCAGCGCACTGTTCCAGAGGACAAGATGGAGGAGATTAAGTGCAAGAAGGAGAAGGTAGCGCAGAGATTCGCTCAGCTGAAGGCGCCTTTGATCGAACGCCAGCGTCACCTGGAGAAGAAGAAGGAGGCGTTCCAATTCAGACGCGACGTGGAGGACGAGAAGCTGTGGATCGCGGAGAAGATGCCTCAAGCCACCAGCAACGAGTACGGCACCTCCCTGTTTAACGTCCACATGCTGAAGAAGAAGAACCAGTCTCTGCGCACGGAGATCGAGAACCACGAGCCTAGGATCAACCTAGTATGCAATAATGGACAGAAGCTGATCGACGAGGGCCACGAGGACAGTCCCGAGTTTGAGAGGCTCATATCCGAGTTGACTGAAAAGTGGAAGGAGCTGAAGGACGCCGTGGACGACAGGAACAAGCACCTGCTGCAGAACGAGAAGGCCCAGCAGTACTTCTTCGACGCCACCGAGGCGGAGTCCTGGATGAGCGAGCAGGAGCTCTACATGATGGTAGAAGATCGCGGCAAGGACGAGATCTCCGCACAGAATCTGATGAAGAAGCACGAATCCTTGGAGCACGCCGTGGAGGACTACGCAGAGACGATTCGCCAGCTGGGAGAAACCGCCAGGCAGCTCATCAACGATCAACATCCTCTGGCCGACCAGATCGCCGTGAAACAGTCGCAGGTGGACAAGCTGTACGCAGGATTGAAGGACCTTGCTGGCGAGCGACGAGCCAAGTTGGACGAGGCTCTCCAGCTCTTCATGCTCAGCAGGGAGGTCGACGATTTGGAACAGTGGATCGCCGAGAGGGAGCTGGTCGCTGGAAGCCACGAACTTGGCCAGGACTACGACCACGTGACTCTCTTGTGGGAGAGGTTCAAGGAGTTCGCTAGGGACACTGAGACGATAGGCTCCGAGAGAGTAGCTGCAGTGAACGGTATCGCAGACTCGCTGATCGCGACTGGCCACTCGGACGCGGCCACCATCGCAGAATGGAAGGACGGGTTGAACGAAGCCTGGCAGGACTTGCTCGAGCTGATCGAGACTCGCACGCAGATGCTGCAAGCCAGCCGAGAGCTGCACAAGTTCTTCCACGACTGCAAGGACGTCCTTGGAAGGATCCTGGAGAAGCAGAACGCTATGTCCGACGAGCTGGGTCGCGACGCTGGCTCCGTCTCCGCTCTTCAAAGGAAGCACGCGAACTTCATGCAAGATCTGTCCACGTTGCAGACCCAGGTGTCTCAGATACAGGATGAATCGGCTAAACTGCAGGCTAGCTACGCTGGCGACAAGGCTAGGGAGATAACGAACCGCGAGGGAGAGGTGGCAGCTTCTTGGAAGAACTTGCAGTCGCTCTGTGCGGAGAGGAGGACGAAGCTGGAGGACACAGGAGACTTATTCCGCTTCTTTAACATGGTCAGGACTCTGATGATCTGGATGGACGACGTCGTGCGTCAGATGAACACCTCAGAGAAGCCTCGCGACGTCGCTGGCGTCGAGCTCCTGATGAACAATCACCAGAGCCTGAAGGCAGAGATCGACGCCAGGGAGGATAATCTGATGGCTTGTATTAATCTTGGGAAGGGCCTGCTAGCGAGGAACCATTACGCCAGCAGCCAGATCAAGGAGAAGCTTGCGGCGCTGACTGATCATAGAAACGCGCTGCTGCACAGATGGGAGGAACGCTGGGAGAACTTGCAGCTGATCTTGGAGGTCTATCAGTTCGCCAGGGACGCGGCGGTTGCTGAGGCATGGCTGATCGCTCAGGAACCTTATCTCATGAGCCAGGAACTGGGCCACACGATCGACGAGGTGGAGAACTTGATCAAGAAGCATGAGGCTTTCGAGAAATCGGCGGCTGCGCAGGAGGAAAGGTTCAGTGCCTTGCATCGACTCACCACG TTTGAGTTGAAAGAATTGAAGAGGAGGGAGCAAGAGCGAGAGGAGGAGGAGAGACGCAAAAAGGAGGAAGCAGCAGCAGCAGAGGCAGCTAGATTAGCTAAAGCAACTCCAGTAACTAGTCCTGATGAGCCGCCCAGTGAAAG AGCCGAGGCTGATGGTGTACCTAGTGGAGAACGTCCCTCTGGCGAAGACGAATCACATG TGGCACATCGCAAGGCTTCTACACGTACACCACAGCCTCAAGATAAACCCAAGGAAG TGCATGCTCAGAAACCTGCACGTTTATCCATGCAAGGAGAAGCCACACCACCTGTGACCCCTTCGTCAAAGAAACCTCCACAAGGTCTGTCCAGTCCAACAA CTCCAAAAGGAACCGAGTCTGGTACTGTAAGACGTAAGGAACGTAGCCGCAGCAAGTCACCATTCAGAAGCTTCCGCTGGAGAAAGTCAGCCAAATCGCCAAGTTTAGATCGCAGTGGCGTGAGTGATGATGAGCGTAGCATTTCTG AACAACGAAGTCCTGAAGACGAATTCGAAGGCGTGTTGCAACGAAAGCACGAATGGGAGAGCACAACGAAGAAAGCGTCCAATCGATCCTGGCATAAGGTGTATATGGTTGTTTGCGGACAAAGCTTATACGTGTACACGGATCAAAAGGCATACAAGGCTGCGCCAGATCAACCATACAAAGGAGAAGCTCCTCTGGACATCAGAGGCGCGACTATCACCGTAGCGAATGATTACACTAAGAAGAAACATGTCTTCCGAGTAAA GTCGCAAAGCGGATCAGATTTCCTGTTCCAGGCCAAAGACGACGCTGAAATGAATGAATGGGTTACTGTATTGAATCAAGCAGCACAGGGTACATCAGGTGCAAGCACGTCCAGGGCGCACACTTTGCCCGCGCCTACACAAGCCGAGACCAAGCGGCGTAGCTTCTTCACTCTCAAGAAAAA CTAA